From a single Rutidosis leptorrhynchoides isolate AG116_Rl617_1_P2 chromosome 5, CSIRO_AGI_Rlap_v1, whole genome shotgun sequence genomic region:
- the LOC139849647 gene encoding WRKY transcription factor 72A-like, protein MEKSMFRFFEVEEEEEEEAKSNNTDHLHDDQTLVSKSFSKDGSTKTEMGQDKDSVFKSLQIDFNDFFQQEVPKSSDSRSNHDQEGDHGSEHISLTLGTVSSYEAKIDGLKKLDCFSKSKGDNNDYYQDLKLGLGCKYDSIPIRVDLSDAKKDNMTLERQVHCLKTERSQDIDLFDQIPLKKARVSVKVVCDTQTMNDGCQWRKYGQKIAKGNPCPRAYYRCTVSASCPVKKHVQRCAEDMSVLITTYEGTHNHPLSLSATAMASTTSAAASMLKSTSSTSQPNLTTTATSSPYTASATTFSNHNCTPYIRPTQHPFYLPSTTISTYQSHPTITLDLTSNPHFNRSNTSNFLTTETRSSSSTCLNFSSPSSYSSSTIEFNYKNSMPFSYLGRQNPSRDNFQINSTSSGMYSADTIAAATKSLASNPSFRSALAASIMPLIRNIEGGARI, encoded by the exons ATGGAAAAATCTATGTTCAGATTTTTCgaggttgaagaagaagaagaagaagaagcaaaaTCCAATAACACTGATCATCTTCATGATGATCAAACTCTCGTATCAAAATCATTTTCTAAG GATGGTTCAACTAAAACTGAGATGGGTCAAGATAAAGATTCAGTTTTCAAGTCGTTGCAAATCGACTTTAACGACTTTTTCCAACAAGAAGTTCCAAAAAGTTCCGacagccgaagtaatcatgatcaaGAAGGTGATCATGGAAGTGAACACATTTCTCTAACCCTTGGAACAGTTTCCAGCTATGAAGCTAAGATCGATGGTCTAAAGAAGTTGGATTGTTTTAGCAAAAGCAAAGGTGATAATAACGATTATTATCAGGATCTAAAACTAGGTTTGGGTTGTAAATATGACTCAATTCCAATTAGAGTTGACTTAAGCGATGCGAAAAAAGATAATATGACCTTGGAACGGCAGGTTCATTGCTTGAAGACCGAAAGAAGCCAAGATATTGATCTTTTTGATCAGATTCCTTTAAAGAAAGCTAGGGTTTCTGTGAAAGTTGTTTGTGACACCCAAACG ATGAATGATGGATGTCAATGGAGAAAATATGGACAGAAGATTGCGAAAGGAAATCCATGCCCTCGAGCATATTATCGATGCACTGTTTCAGCATCATGCCCCGTCAAAAAACAT GTGCAAAGATGTGCAGAAGACATGTCTGTGTTGATTACTACATATGAAGGAACTCATAACCACCCACTTTCACTATCAGCAACCGCCATGGCTTCCACCACATCTGCCGCCGCCTCAATGTTAAAATCCACCTCATCAACCTCACAACCAAATCTCACAACTACCGCCACCTCATCACCTTACACCGCCTCGGCAACCACCTTTTCAAACCACAATTGCACACCTTACATAAGGCCAACTCAACACCCATTTTATCTACCCAGCACCACAATATCAACATATCAGTCCCACCCAACTATCACCCTTGATCTCACATCGAATCCCCATTTCAACAGATCAAACACGTCCAACTTTTTAACGACTGAAACAAGATCTTCTTCTTCCACATGCCTCAACTTTTCTTCTCCATCGTCGTATTCTTCTTCCACAATCGAATTTAACTACAAGAATTCTATGCCTTTTTCGTATCTCGGAAGACAAAATCCATCACGCGATAACTTTCAGATTAATTCTACTTCTTCGGGAATGTATTCAGCAGATACTATTGCAGCTGCTACGAAATCTTTAGCATCAAACCCGTCTTTCAGGTCAGCATTAGCAGCATCAATAATGCCACTTATAAGAAACATCGAGGGTGGGGCCAGAATTTGA